AGCGGCGCCACGATCAGTGCCAGGCTGCGCAGCGGGTTCAGCAGCAGCTGTGTGCCCAGGCCGTAGCCGCCCTGCGCCAGCAGGTAGTTGCGGCGCTCGACCACCAGCTGTAGCGCGAGGTAGGCCAACGTCAGCAGCGTGGGCAGCAGGTACGGCGCCAGCCGGCCGAGCCAGCCCACGCGCGCGCGCGGGGCGGCGGTAGCCTCGCCCAGCAGCGCCAGCAGCACCAGCCCGATCACCGCGCTCTCTTTGGCCAGCAGCGCCAGGCCCAGCGCGAGCGTCGCCAGCAGCACCTGCGCGAGTGTGCGCCCGCCCGCGCCCGGCAGCCAGCAGTGCAACGCCAGCAGCAGCAGCAGCGCCGCCAGCAGCTCGCTCTGCGCCGAGATCCACGAGACAGCCTCGAACGGCGCGGGGTGCAGCAGCACGATCGCCGCAGCGGCCAGCCCTGCAGCCGCGCTGCGGCGCCCGCCAAGCCGCAGCCGGTAGGCCAGCCAGCCGAGCAGACCGGCATTCAGCAGGTGCAGCCCGAGCGACAGCGCGTGGAAGCCGCGCGGGTCGAGGCCGAACGCACGCACCTGCAACCAGAACAGCAGCCACACCAGCGGGCGGTAGAAGTGCGTCTGCGCGCCGGCATCGAAGGCCGTGCGCACGACGGCGCGCACGCCCAGGCCGCGCACATTCAGCAGCCACTGGAAGTCGTCGGCCGCGAACGAGCGCGCGAGCAGGTCGCGGTAGGCATACAGCAGCAGCGCGGCCACCGCCAGCGCCAGCGCGGCCGCCAGCGCTCCACCCACGCGCGCGCGCGTCACGGCGCGCACGACTGGCGATCGTAGTTGCGGGCGATCATGGCGCTGTAGGGCCGCATGCCCAGGCGCTGGTAGAACGGCTGCACGTCGGCGTCGCAGACCAGATCGATCATGTACAGGTGCTGCAAGCGCGCGAGCAGCCGGCGCGCCAGCTCGGAGCCAATGCCCTGGCCGCGGTAGGCCGGCAGCACCTCGAGGTGCGGGATGTAGGCGCACGAGACGCCATCGCCGACGGCGGTGATAAAGCCCACCACCGCGCCGCTCGCCGTGTCGCGCGCGAGCACCAGCGCGTAGCTGCCCTCCAGGATGCGCAGGTGCGCCTCGCGCGATGGCGGGCTCGGCCAGCCCACAAAGAAGCCCTGTAGATCGCCGGGGCGCACGCCCGCGATCGTGTCGGCATACGCGATCATGATCGTTTCTTCTACTTGGCGGTGTGTCGCGCCCGCGCCGGGCGCGGCGCCTATCTTATCACAGGACTTACCCAGTCGGCGATATTGCCTGCGGCAGCATGGTACTCACCTATCTTTCGTGCTCCGACTTTGGCGCAAAGCACCAAAATCGGAGCACGATAATCGAAAACTGCGCGCTAGGCAGCGGCGGGCGGCGGCTCGGCGGCCATGCCGGCGACGATCAGCGCCTGGCCGGTGATATAGGTCAGCCAGACCACGTCGCCGATCTGGGTGAAGTGCGCCTGGCGGAACAGCCGCGCGGCCAGGATCAGATCGGAGGCCAGGAACAGCGCGCCGCCGGCCGCCACACCGGCGTAGCGCCGATCGCGGGCGGCCAGCGCCGCCGCCGCGCCGGCCATCGAGGCCAGCAGCAGCGCGTAGGCCAGCGCGGCATAGTTCAAGGCCGCGCGGATCGCCGGG
The sequence above is drawn from the Candidatus Kouleothrix ribensis genome and encodes:
- a CDS encoding GNAT family N-acetyltransferase, giving the protein MIAYADTIAGVRPGDLQGFFVGWPSPPSREAHLRILEGSYALVLARDTASGAVVGFITAVGDGVSCAYIPHLEVLPAYRGQGIGSELARRLLARLQHLYMIDLVCDADVQPFYQRLGMRPYSAMIARNYDRQSCAP